Within the Candidatus Eremiobacterota bacterium genome, the region GGCTCAGGGACCCATGCCAAAGCAGGGATAGCCTTTTTCAGGATCAGAATCGGTGATACGGCGGCACGCCTCAAGGCGTGCCGTTTTTCATGAACCGGGAAATTGCCGGTGGTTGACTTATTTCGGTATTTTCATATAATGGACATGCCACACGACTCCATGGAGGATATCCCGGATGTGGATTGAACTGCTCGGCGCAGCAGGCCAGAGCCTTCTGCTCCTGATAGGCCTGACGCTCATATACAGGATCCTCTTCAGGGAAGAGGGGAGGCGCACATGGGCCCGCTACATCATCACGCGCACAAAGTTCTGGGCTTATGCGGCCATTTTTCTTATCGCGATACTCTATTTTGAGGAACTGTGCACATTTTTGCCTTTCCAGAAAAAGCTTGCAGGCTACGTATTGCCCTTTGTCATCGCTATTATCGCCATACTTGTCGTTGAAACCCTGGCAGCCTATATTTATGACTATCTCCTGATCTACCGGTATCATTCAAGCATTCCGGTCCTGTTCCGCGACATCATACGCCTCGGCGTCTATCTGGTGCTGATAGGGTTTTATTTCTGGGCTGTCCTGAAGATAAACATCGCCCCCATCATCACCACTTCCGCCATACTCTCCATCATCATAGGCCTTGCCATCCAGGAGTCCCTGGGCAACGTGTTCTCGGGGCTTGCCCTTCACCTCTCCCATCCCTTCTCACTGGGGGACTGGGTCAAGGTGGGCGAATACGAGGGGAGCGTCCAGAGGATCGACTGGAGAGCCACATCAATCCAGACCCTCAGCGGTGATTATATCGTCATCCCCAACAGCAGCCTGGCCAAGCTGGACCTTCAGAATTACTCGTCGCCCACGAGCCACCATGCGCGGATAGTGGAGGTGGGAGCCCATTACCAGCACTCGCCGGACCAGGTTGCCGAGGCGCTGCTCGCGGCGGCTGCCAGTGCAGATGGAGTGCTCGCCGATCCCGCCCCCAAGGTGTGGGTGACCCGGTTCGGAGATTCCTCCATCACCTACAACCTCAAGTTCTGGCTCGACGACTTCAGCGCTTACAATGATATTGAATCAAGAGTGATGAGGCAGATCTGGTACCACTTCAAGCGCGCCGGCATCGTGATCCCCTTCCCGATAAGAGAGGTTTTTCACCACGGCAGAAAAGAGGCCGAGGCCGCAGAGACCATCGGTACGGACCTCCTGAGCTCCATCGACATATTCAAATCCCTCTCGCCTGAGGCGATAGCCTCTCTCACCAGGAGCCTCCGAAGCGAGATATTTCCCGGGGGTGATGTGCTTTTCCGCCAGGGCGACAAGGGAGAGCGCTTTTATATCGTGAAATCAGGAGAGGTGGAGGTCTCCGTGACCAACGAGAGCGGTGAGAGGCTTTTCACCACGGCACTGGGGCCCGGATCATTCTTCGGTGAGATGTCCCTTCTCACCGGTGATGCCCGCTCAGCCACAGTGGTCATCACAAGGGAGGCGGAGCTCATGTCACTGGGGAAAAAGGATCTCAAGGAGCTCATTGCCAGGAACCCTCATATGGACGAGGTAATATGCGACGCCATTACGGACCGGCAGACAAGGACAGCCGGCAGCCTTTCGGAGGCGGACGGGGCAGCGTTCGATTGGCCTGAACAGAGCGAAGAGCAGCTCAAGCTCAGGAACAACCTTCTCACGAGGATCAGGCAGTTCTTTTCCTATTAGGCCTTCCTCTCACTTTCCCAGGACCTTCTCCAGTTCCGCCGAGAGAGCCTCTATGTCATAAGGTTTCTGGAGGAATCCCCTGCACCCTCTCTTCATGATTGCGGATGCCTGCTCGTCAACACGGTAGCCGCTTGTAAGAAGCACCTTCACCGAGGGTTTTATCTTGTTCAGGGCATCAAATATCTGGACGCCGCCCATCACAGGCATGACCAGGTCGAGGATCACCAGCGCGATATGTTCATGATCGCTGCTGTATATTTTGATGGCTTCGAGGCCTGTTTTTGCCTTGAGCACCTTGTAGCCCATGACGGTGAGCATGCGTTCCAGCACAAAGAGGACCTGTTCTTCGTCATCGACGATGAGAATGGTCTCGCCTCCCCGCCGCAGGGGTGCGGCCTCACTGATTTCCTCGAAAACGGGCTGGTCCGTGACCGGAAGGTACAGGGAAAATGACGATCCCTTTCCCGGGGCGCTCTCGACAGTGATGAAGCCCCCAAGGCTCTTGATGATGCCGTAAGCCGTCGCCAGGCCGAGGCCCGTGCCGCCCTCTGACTCCCTGGTCGTGAAAAAAGGCTCAAAAATCCGCTCGCAGGTCTTTTCATCCATACCGGTGCCGGTATCACTTACTGTAAGGCGGATATAGCAGCCCGGCTTCACCCCGTGCGGCGCAGTGTCCCTTGAGGAGAGCTCCGAAGCTTCAGTGCTGAGGGAGAGGTAGCCTCCTGAGGGCATTGCCTGGCCTGAGTTGACAAGCAGGTTGAGGAGCACCTGCTCTATCTGCATGTGGTCCGCCATCACGGCAGGCAGCTCCGGTGAGCACAGAAAATTGATGGTGATGTCCTTGCGGGTCCTTCCAAACATCCCTGCGATTTTCTGTAGGGTATCGCTGAGATTCAGGGGCCTCACGTCACCCCTGTCCCTGCGGGCAAAGCCGAGAAGCTGCTTGTTGAGGTTCGCCCCCCGCTTGATGAGCGCCTTCATCTCCTGGATATCCTGGTAGAACTCGAACTCCTTGCCCAGCTCGAGCTCAATAAGGGACAGGGTTCCCAGGATTCCCCCCAGGAGATTGTTGAAGTCGTGGGCAATGCCGCCGGCAAGGGTGCCGATGGACTCCATCTTCCTGGCCTGGTGAAGCTGCTGAAGAATGGCCTCGCGCTCACGCTCCGCCTGCTTCTGGGCCGTCGCGTCCCAGATAATGCCGCCGATGCTCAGGGGATTGTCGTTGTCGTCATAGGCGGGTCGCCCCCTGGAGTAGATATGGCGCACCGCGCCGTCAGGCCCTATCACCCTGAAATCGGACTCGTAGGGGATTCTCTTTTCAAGGGCCTCCAGCAGGGCTTTCTTGATTCTGCTGCGGTCATCAGGGTGAAGGGCCGAAAAGAACTCCTCGGGCAGCCCCTTGAACTGTGCGGGATTTATTCCCAGGAGGTGGCAGGTCCGATCATCATAAGTGCGCCTGTCCGTCGTGATATCCCACCGCCAGGTGCCCATGGCCGCGGACCGCAGGGCCATGTCAAGCCTCGCCTGGTTCTCGCGGAGAGCTTCTTCAGCCTCCATCCGGCTGGTGATGTCGCGGACGAATCCCTCTGTGCCGGCCACCTGGCCATGCTCATCGTAAAAGACCTGGGCATTGAGGGAGATCCAGATGAGGGAGCCGTCCTTTTTCCTCCCCCTGCCTACCCGGTCATGGACGTTCCCTTTTTTTCTCATATCCTTGAGCACCGATTGCCAGTCTTCATGCGATGCATAGAGAGCTTCTATGGGGAGGCCCATCATCTCCTCACGGGAGCCGTACCCATACATGGGCACGGCTGAAGGGCCTGCCAGGATGATATAGCCCTCCAGGTCTGCCCTGAAATAGGCATCCTGGAGGTTCTCAAGCATGCCGACAAGCTGCCTCTCCTTTGCCTGGAGGGCCGCCTCAGTGAGCTTTCGCTCCGTGATGTCACGGGAGAGGCCGATTACTCCCTGCACCCTGCCCTCGCTGTCTTTGAAGGGGACCTTGTCGGTGATGAACCACCTTTTGCCCCGGTCTGTGCCGATTACCTCAGGGATCCCTTTCCTGGGCTCTCCCGTGGCGATTATCTCCTGGTCGGTGTGGAAAAACTGTGCTGCCAGATCCCTCGGCATGAATTCATCCATAGGCCTCCCCAGGACTTTGTCCGGTGAGAGCCCCAATGTTTCAAACCAGAGCCTGTTGGCGCCGATGATGCGATTGTCCAGGTCCTTGTAAAAAATCAGCGCCGGGACGGAATCAAGGAGAAGCCGCAGCTCATCCCTCTGCTTCTGGAGGGCCTCTTCGCTCTCCCTTGTCTTTTTGTGGGCTTCAAAAAGCTCACAGGCCATCTTGATTGAGGAGATAAGCACGGCATCGCCTGATTCTTTTGTCACGAAGCCGTAGCGCATGATGTCCCCCACGCTGTCCACGACCTCTTTTTCGGAGTGGGAAGTGAGAAAGACGATGGGGAGGCTTTTCAGCTTCAGAATCTCAATGGAAGCCTCGCGGCCGCTCATTCCTCTGCCCAGCTCAATATCCATAAGGACAAGATCTATGTGAGGGTCGCTTTTCACCTGGGTAATGGCTTTATTTCCCGACGATGCAATGACCACGTCAAAGCCATGGTCTTTCAGGATTGCGGATTCGGTCCTTGACACCAGGGCAGAGTCTTCAACAAGAAGTATTTTTTTCCGGCTCTCTTGAACCGTCATGAAGGCACCACCAGCTCTGCGGTCAAAATTCGCTCATATAGGTTTCACTGGCTATTATCCTGTTCTGTTCCAGGGTTATCCCGCGAAGGCGAGGAAAGAGGTCCCGGCGTGCCTTGTCCTGGAGAGAGTGAGCGGGCACCAGGAGCATCTCAGTATGGAACTTGGCGTCGAACTCAAAATAGGGATGGGATGGGATGCGCCCCATCAGAGCACGCTGCTCCTCGCGGCGGAGCACGTCCTTGAGCTTCGCCACAAAGGTGTTGTAAAGGGAGGGATCGCCTGCCCGGTGGATGATGAACACGAGCTTCGAGGAGTCTCTTTTTCCCGAGATCAGGTGGGGCAGGAGCTTCTCCGGCATGGGGACAGGATCATAGTAAGGATCGATGAGGATGAGGTGGTAATGCTCCGGCGTCTCAAGTATCCTGTAACCGTCGGTGAGGGAAAGCTTTACAAAGTCGCCGTCATCGGGAAAGGAGCGGATCTTTGCCTCCTCCTCGTCAAAGACCGCGATGCGGCACTTTACGCCATGGGTTCTGCACACTTTCTGCACAAGGGAGGCGCTCCCGAGGTAGCAGAATTTCTTGAGATGATCCTCCTGATACCTGTAAAGGTCGCTGTCTCTCAGAGAAATCTCCAGGCGCGCACGGATGGCAGGCTGCACGCCCTGGTATTTGCAGCAGCCGCAGAAGCTGTCAGCGTAAAGAAAGGGGCTCTCACATTCCTTGAGAAGCCACGTGACGGTCTCAATCAGCCAGGAGTGCTTCAGAATATCGCCGGCGTTGCCGGGAGCGTACTTCACCATGGCATGGTCCTCTCCAATATGCTCTTCCATGATTCTTGACCGTTCCTTGCGATTCCTCCGGGTTGAGACATAGGATTTACAGGGAGAAGGGGAGAAGATAGTGCAGGGGGTGTTTGGACTGCTATTAAGCGTCTGCCGCAAGAAGGAGGAATTTCATGCCTATCGGCACGCACCAGATTTTCGTCGGTCCCGCGCTCTCCTGTGCAAATACGGCCGATGAGCGCTACGGAAAGAGAGTACCTTACAACCTGAGTGAATACATCCATGAACAGCGGGTAGCCCTCTCGACACCTTACTTTTTCCAGGAGTGGCAGCCTGAGCGGCGGTGGGTGGAATTCCACGACGGGGCCTTCTATCCCAAGGAGAACAGCTGGACTCAGATTATCACAAGCGATCACCCCGACGCCCAGAGGACCCGCCATGAGCTTCTGCACCAGCCCCATAACCTGGGCATCCATTCCCCCAACATCATGATCGACGTGCTTGACGACAGCTACGGCCATTTCAAGAAAAACCAGTCGCTCGAGAGCATCTGCCGTGCCATGGAATATGCCCAGACCGTCGGCGCCGACTATTTTGTATACCACCTCGTGCAGAGGGATCTCTGGGTCGATCCCTCCATGAGAAGGAACATGCTTATCCCCGAAAGCCTCCGTGTCTATGCGTGGCTCTCGGAATATTACAGGAGAAGAAAGTTCACCTTTGTTCCCTGCATCGAGGTGCTGGAGTATCCCAAGTACCCTGCCACGCCCTTTGAGGTGCGCCAGATACTGAAGAGCTGCCAGCTTATCCTGCCGCAGACCAGGCTTGCCTTCGATATTTCCCACCTCTGGAGAAGCAGAAGCCTCATATGCGAGACCCAGAGGTCAGGCTTCGAAAATGTGCGCTTCAAAGTCTTTTACCACGTGCTCAAGGATGCCCTGGATCCCCTTGGGCCAGACGACATATATGTCTTTCACCTGGGAGGGTGCTGGGGCATAAGGACTCACGAGGTTCCGGGCATTCTTCCCGACGATGACCCCTTTGATTCCCTCTACCGCCTTGACTGCCCCGACTACCTTTACGACGAGTATTTCGAAATGAATGTCTCGAGGGCTCTTGACGCCGTCGTCGATTTCTGCTTCGTCCACAGCGTCCCCATCCGCCTGATCCTGGAGATCTTCAACAAGGAGTACCCCGTAGTGCTCCGGGCGCTCGAGGAGGTCTCGGCGGCTCTCCATGCCAAGGTGCTGAGGAGGTGGCGCTCGTGAATCTTCTCGATTCATTGAGAGCTCTCAACGGCTGGTTCTGGAACGACGAGGTCTGGCGCGTGGGGCTCCAGTCCATGGGCGCCCTTTATGATGAGTTCCGCCTGGAGAGGGGCCTCCAGAAACTGAGCGACTCGGCAAATCTCTGGGATGCCATGCAGTCCACGGCATGTGAATACCTCGCCGTGGCGGGGCGGCAGATATGCGAGGACAAGGACAGGCTGGGCACGGGGCGCTCCGTAAGGAAGGAAGAGTACCTGAGCTACTATGTGAACTACGAATGGCCTCCTCTGGAACTCTTCCAGTCCGTATGGGCCGAGAACTGCCTTGGCGAGGCGAATCCTCTTCCCAAGCGCGTCCTCTTC harbors:
- a CDS encoding mechanosensitive ion channel family protein, with amino-acid sequence MWIELLGAAGQSLLLLIGLTLIYRILFREEGRRTWARYIITRTKFWAYAAIFLIAILYFEELCTFLPFQKKLAGYVLPFVIAIIAILVVETLAAYIYDYLLIYRYHSSIPVLFRDIIRLGVYLVLIGFYFWAVLKINIAPIITTSAILSIIIGLAIQESLGNVFSGLALHLSHPFSLGDWVKVGEYEGSVQRIDWRATSIQTLSGDYIVIPNSSLAKLDLQNYSSPTSHHARIVEVGAHYQHSPDQVAEALLAAAASADGVLADPAPKVWVTRFGDSSITYNLKFWLDDFSAYNDIESRVMRQIWYHFKRAGIVIPFPIREVFHHGRKEAEAAETIGTDLLSSIDIFKSLSPEAIASLTRSLRSEIFPGGDVLFRQGDKGERFYIVKSGEVEVSVTNESGERLFTTALGPGSFFGEMSLLTGDARSATVVITREAELMSLGKKDLKELIARNPHMDEVICDAITDRQTRTAGSLSEADGAAFDWPEQSEEQLKLRNNLLTRIRQFFSY
- a CDS encoding PAS domain S-box protein — its product is MTVQESRKKILLVEDSALVSRTESAILKDHGFDVVIASSGNKAITQVKSDPHIDLVLMDIELGRGMSGREASIEILKLKSLPIVFLTSHSEKEVVDSVGDIMRYGFVTKESGDAVLISSIKMACELFEAHKKTRESEEALQKQRDELRLLLDSVPALIFYKDLDNRIIGANRLWFETLGLSPDKVLGRPMDEFMPRDLAAQFFHTDQEIIATGEPRKGIPEVIGTDRGKRWFITDKVPFKDSEGRVQGVIGLSRDITERKLTEAALQAKERQLVGMLENLQDAYFRADLEGYIILAGPSAVPMYGYGSREEMMGLPIEALYASHEDWQSVLKDMRKKGNVHDRVGRGRKKDGSLIWISLNAQVFYDEHGQVAGTEGFVRDITSRMEAEEALRENQARLDMALRSAAMGTWRWDITTDRRTYDDRTCHLLGINPAQFKGLPEEFFSALHPDDRSRIKKALLEALEKRIPYESDFRVIGPDGAVRHIYSRGRPAYDDNDNPLSIGGIIWDATAQKQAEREREAILQQLHQARKMESIGTLAGGIAHDFNNLLGGILGTLSLIELELGKEFEFYQDIQEMKALIKRGANLNKQLLGFARRDRGDVRPLNLSDTLQKIAGMFGRTRKDITINFLCSPELPAVMADHMQIEQVLLNLLVNSGQAMPSGGYLSLSTEASELSSRDTAPHGVKPGCYIRLTVSDTGTGMDEKTCERIFEPFFTTRESEGGTGLGLATAYGIIKSLGGFITVESAPGKGSSFSLYLPVTDQPVFEEISEAAPLRRGGETILIVDDEEQVLFVLERMLTVMGYKVLKAKTGLEAIKIYSSDHEHIALVILDLVMPVMGGVQIFDALNKIKPSVKVLLTSGYRVDEQASAIMKRGCRGFLQKPYDIEALSAELEKVLGK